A genomic segment from Paucidesulfovibrio longus DSM 6739 encodes:
- a CDS encoding hemolysin family protein produces MRSIFKRNGHDLEEQIMDAQDGGALKHEDASMLLNVLDLGDTTASDIMVPRTDIICAEVGGSLDEVAQLIVAHGHSRIPVYEETRDRMIGVIHAKDLLSSLTQHEKSATPLRDLLRELLFVPEMTNVKYLLATMRARRTHMAIVVDEYGGTAGLVTLEDVIEEIVGDIEDEYDVLRPDDIQVLDNGSLLVSGRTELEELNERFQLGVTSEQVDTLGGYLSEIAGRIPLPGDSFELHNRRFSVQDADAKQIKTILIEPMETQSSEQG; encoded by the coding sequence ATGCGCAGTATTTTCAAAAGGAACGGCCATGATCTGGAAGAACAGATCATGGATGCCCAGGACGGCGGCGCGCTGAAGCACGAGGACGCTTCGATGCTCCTCAACGTGCTTGATCTCGGAGACACCACGGCGTCGGACATCATGGTGCCGCGTACCGACATCATTTGCGCCGAGGTGGGCGGCAGCCTGGACGAAGTCGCGCAGCTCATCGTCGCGCACGGCCATTCGCGCATTCCGGTATACGAGGAAACCCGCGACCGCATGATCGGCGTCATCCACGCCAAGGATCTGCTCAGCTCTCTTACGCAGCATGAGAAATCCGCCACGCCGCTGCGGGATTTGCTCCGTGAGCTGCTCTTCGTGCCGGAAATGACCAACGTCAAGTATCTGCTGGCCACCATGCGCGCCCGAAGGACGCATATGGCCATCGTCGTGGATGAATACGGCGGCACAGCGGGGCTGGTCACGCTCGAAGACGTCATCGAGGAAATCGTGGGCGACATCGAGGACGAATACGACGTGCTGCGTCCGGACGACATCCAGGTTCTGGACAACGGCTCCCTGCTCGTTTCCGGCCGAACGGAACTGGAAGAGCTCAACGAGCGTTTTCAGCTCGGCGTGACCTCGGAACAGGTGGACACCCTTGGCGGATATCTCAGCGAGATCGCGGGGCGCATCCCCCTGCCGGGCGATTCCTTCGAGCTCCACAACCGCCGCTTCAGCGTGCAGGACGCGGACGCCAAGCAGATCAAGACCATTCTTATCGAACCGATGGAAACGCAATCTTCCGAACAAGGATAA